One Leisingera sp. M658 genomic window carries:
- a CDS encoding alpha/beta fold hydrolase: MDGAPVEPQSAPLFADIAQGPAGGAAHWVHTSDGLRIRAGHWRPEGAAKGTVLLFPGRTEYIEKYGLAAAEFADRGFATLTVDWRGQGLADRTLAERRLGHVEDFSDFQKDVQALTGLAEQLDLPKPWFLVGHSMGGAIGLRALMQGLKVNACCFTGPMWGIQIPPLLRPLASFLSGVAPFLRLDKLLLPTTALEQYVQITPFEGNTLTTDPDMYRMMHAQLAAQPDLALGGPTVQWLRVSLQDCAWLAGQPSPALPCITFAGSEEQIVDTKAIHDRMARWPDGELDLIKGAQHEVLMETPEIRAHVFSSMCRLFEQYRG; encoded by the coding sequence ATGGACGGCGCCCCGGTGGAGCCGCAGTCCGCCCCCCTGTTTGCGGATATCGCGCAGGGGCCTGCGGGCGGTGCGGCCCATTGGGTGCACACCTCGGACGGCCTGCGTATCCGCGCGGGCCACTGGCGACCGGAAGGAGCGGCAAAGGGCACGGTCCTGCTGTTCCCCGGCCGTACTGAATACATCGAAAAATACGGGCTGGCCGCGGCGGAATTTGCGGATCGCGGATTTGCTACCCTCACCGTGGACTGGCGCGGTCAGGGGCTGGCGGACCGGACCCTGGCTGAGCGCCGCCTGGGCCATGTCGAAGACTTCAGCGATTTCCAGAAGGACGTGCAGGCGCTGACTGGGCTGGCCGAGCAGCTGGATCTGCCGAAACCCTGGTTTCTGGTCGGCCACTCCATGGGCGGCGCCATCGGATTGCGCGCGCTGATGCAGGGGCTGAAGGTCAACGCCTGCTGTTTTACCGGCCCGATGTGGGGCATCCAGATCCCACCGCTGCTGCGCCCCTTGGCCAGTTTTCTAAGCGGCGTTGCGCCGTTTTTGCGGCTGGACAAATTGCTGCTGCCGACCACGGCGCTGGAACAATATGTGCAGATCACGCCGTTCGAGGGCAACACTCTGACCACTGATCCGGACATGTACCGGATGATGCATGCCCAACTGGCTGCACAGCCCGATCTGGCGCTTGGCGGCCCCACCGTCCAATGGCTGCGCGTCAGCCTGCAGGACTGCGCCTGGCTGGCCGGGCAGCCCTCGCCTGCCCTGCCCTGCATCACCTTTGCTGGCTCGGAGGAGCAGATCGTCGACACCAAGGCCATCCACGACCGGATGGCGCGCTGGCCAGACGGCGAGCTGGACCTGATCAAGGGTGCCCAGCACGAGGTACTGATGGAAACCCCGGAAATCCGCGCGCATGTGTTTTCCAGCATGTGCCGCCTGTTTGAACAGTACCGCGGCTGA
- a CDS encoding M3 family oligoendopeptidase: protein MFQLPFPVHDANASAGSGGLGNLPEWDLSDLYTSEDAPELARDLGWLEQECAAFAADYEGKLAGLDAAGLLECVERNEKINNIAGRIMSFAGLRYYQLTTDADRAAFLSDCQEKVTVATTPLVFFTLELNRIEDGVMQAHLAANAELARYASVFRRIRAMKPYQLSDELERFMHDLGIVGDAWEKLFDETIAGLQFTVDGEELTIEGTLNLLTDPDRAKREAAARELAAVFAENVKTFARVHNTQAKEKEIIDRWRGMPSAQTGRHLSNDVEPEVVEALRAAVVAAYPKLSHRYYELKRKWLGLDVMQVWDRNAPLPLEDPRTISWEQAEKTVMDAYNAFDPRMGEIAAPFFSDGWIDAGVKPGKAPGAFAHPTVTNVHPYVMLNYLGKPRDVMTLAHELGHGVHQVLAAEQGEMLSSTPLTLAETASVFGEMLTFRKMLDGAETKEQRKVLLAGKVEDMINTVVRQIAFYDFECKLHAARAEGELTPDDINAIWMSVQAESLGDAYEYMDGYETFWAYIPHFVHSPFYVYAYAFGDGLVNALYSVYASGAEGFEDKYFEMLKAGGSKHHKELLAPFGLDATDPEFWDKGLSMISGFIDELEAMEG, encoded by the coding sequence ATGTTCCAGCTTCCCTTCCCCGTTCACGACGCAAACGCCTCAGCCGGTTCCGGCGGTCTTGGCAATCTGCCGGAATGGGACCTCAGCGATCTTTACACGTCTGAAGACGCCCCCGAACTGGCCCGCGATCTGGGCTGGCTGGAGCAGGAATGCGCCGCTTTTGCTGCCGATTACGAGGGCAAGCTGGCCGGTCTGGACGCCGCCGGCCTGCTGGAATGTGTTGAGCGCAACGAGAAAATCAACAATATCGCCGGCCGCATCATGTCCTTTGCCGGCCTGCGCTATTACCAGCTGACCACCGATGCCGACCGCGCTGCCTTTTTGTCGGACTGCCAGGAAAAGGTGACGGTGGCCACCACGCCGCTGGTGTTCTTCACGCTGGAGCTGAACCGTATTGAAGACGGCGTGATGCAGGCGCATCTGGCCGCCAATGCGGAGCTTGCCCGCTATGCCAGCGTGTTCCGCCGCATCCGGGCGATGAAGCCCTACCAGCTGTCGGACGAGCTGGAACGCTTCATGCATGACCTCGGCATTGTCGGCGATGCCTGGGAGAAGCTGTTTGATGAGACCATCGCCGGTTTGCAATTCACCGTCGATGGCGAAGAGCTGACCATTGAGGGCACCCTGAACCTGCTGACCGACCCGGACCGTGCCAAACGCGAGGCGGCGGCGCGGGAGCTGGCCGCCGTCTTTGCCGAAAACGTCAAGACCTTTGCCCGTGTCCACAACACCCAAGCCAAGGAAAAGGAAATCATCGACCGCTGGCGCGGCATGCCCAGCGCCCAGACCGGCCGCCACCTGTCAAATGATGTGGAGCCTGAGGTGGTTGAGGCCCTGCGCGCGGCTGTGGTTGCCGCCTATCCCAAGCTGAGCCACCGCTATTATGAGCTGAAGCGCAAATGGCTAGGTCTGGACGTGATGCAGGTCTGGGACCGCAACGCGCCGCTGCCGCTGGAAGACCCCCGCACCATCAGCTGGGAGCAGGCGGAAAAGACGGTGATGGACGCCTATAATGCATTCGATCCGCGCATGGGTGAAATCGCCGCGCCGTTCTTCTCGGACGGCTGGATCGACGCGGGCGTGAAGCCCGGCAAGGCGCCGGGCGCCTTTGCCCACCCCACCGTCACCAATGTGCACCCCTATGTGATGCTGAACTACCTGGGCAAACCGCGCGACGTGATGACCCTGGCGCATGAGCTGGGCCACGGCGTGCACCAGGTGCTGGCGGCGGAACAGGGCGAGATGCTGTCCTCCACCCCGCTGACGCTGGCGGAAACCGCAAGCGTGTTTGGCGAAATGCTGACTTTCCGCAAGATGCTGGACGGGGCCGAGACCAAGGAGCAGCGCAAGGTGCTGCTGGCAGGCAAGGTCGAGGACATGATCAACACGGTTGTGCGCCAAATCGCGTTCTATGACTTTGAATGCAAACTGCACGCCGCCCGCGCCGAGGGCGAGCTGACGCCGGATGACATCAACGCCATCTGGATGTCGGTGCAGGCGGAATCACTGGGCGACGCCTATGAATACATGGACGGCTACGAGACGTTTTGGGCCTATATCCCGCATTTCGTGCACTCGCCGTTCTATGTCTACGCCTATGCCTTTGGCGACGGGCTGGTGAACGCGCTTTACTCGGTCTACGCGAGCGGCGCCGAAGGGTTCGAGGACAAGTATTTCGAGATGCTCAAGGCAGGCGGCTCCAAACACCATAAGGAGCTGCTGGCGCCCTTCGGCCTGGATGCCACAGATCCCGAATTCTGGGACAAGGGCCTGTCGATGATCTCCGGCTTCATTGACGAACTGGAAGCTATGGAGGGGTGA
- a CDS encoding GNAT family N-acetyltransferase → MRLSLRPVPRNEFDLVSHIQVEPDQVRYSGTVAQAFEENEDGVDFHAILDGSQVVGFFKIDRLYHETYSFAGPDELGLRAFMIDRAEQGKGYATAAVAALGPYLAAQYPARRAVVLTVNMQNFGAIRCYRKGGFADTGGIYPHGIAGPQHILRMGFG, encoded by the coding sequence ATGCGCCTCAGCCTGCGACCGGTGCCGCGAAACGAATTTGATCTGGTCTCCCATATTCAGGTGGAGCCGGATCAGGTGCGATACTCCGGCACTGTGGCGCAGGCGTTTGAAGAAAATGAGGACGGCGTGGATTTTCACGCCATCCTTGACGGCTCCCAAGTGGTCGGGTTCTTCAAGATCGACCGGCTGTATCACGAAACCTACAGCTTTGCCGGGCCGGATGAGCTGGGTCTGCGCGCCTTCATGATTGATCGCGCTGAGCAAGGCAAAGGCTATGCCACGGCTGCCGTTGCCGCGCTGGGACCCTATCTGGCCGCGCAGTATCCGGCGCGGCGTGCGGTGGTGCTGACCGTCAATATGCAGAATTTCGGCGCCATCCGCTGTTACCGCAAGGGCGGTTTTGCAGACACCGGCGGCATCTATCCCCACGGCATCGCAGGCCCGCAGCACATTCTGCGAATGGGGTTCGGATAG
- a CDS encoding DUF995 domain-containing protein — protein sequence MGVVTMAPLSKLTALVIAAALTATSAIAAGPDRKKPVSGQTIAELYSGKTWTWTKGGSYWGPDGSFQAVWEDSVGLGKWYATSKGNLCYEATWYNQKGDPGGQHNECFRHVADSEGQLWKYSEKDKSWYKPKKEFAERIKPGNKIASQVRKLRRKYGI from the coding sequence ATGGGAGTTGTTACCATGGCACCGCTTTCAAAGCTCACTGCGCTCGTAATTGCTGCGGCCCTGACCGCCACCAGTGCTATAGCTGCCGGCCCGGACCGCAAGAAACCCGTCAGCGGTCAAACCATTGCCGAATTATATTCTGGAAAAACCTGGACCTGGACCAAGGGAGGCTCCTACTGGGGACCGGACGGCAGCTTTCAGGCTGTTTGGGAAGACAGCGTTGGCCTCGGAAAGTGGTATGCGACGTCCAAGGGCAACCTTTGCTATGAAGCGACCTGGTATAATCAAAAGGGGGATCCCGGCGGACAGCATAACGAATGCTTCCGGCATGTTGCCGACAGCGAAGGGCAATTGTGGAAATACAGCGAAAAGGACAAATCCTGGTACAAGCCGAAAAAAGAATTCGCAGAACGCATCAAGCCTGGCAACAAGATTGCCTCTCAAGTCCGCAAGCTGCGCCGAAAATACGGCATCTGA
- a CDS encoding DksA/TraR family C4-type zinc finger protein: MAGGWAQDGAVNEQIEASINDELARLKAVRRPVGESLTHCAECEEVIPEKRRVAIPGVKLCIDCQQERDGAHQARGGFNRRGSKDSQLK, from the coding sequence ATGGCAGGCGGCTGGGCGCAGGACGGCGCGGTGAATGAGCAGATTGAAGCGTCGATCAATGATGAGCTGGCGCGGCTGAAAGCGGTGCGGCGTCCGGTGGGCGAAAGCCTGACCCATTGCGCGGAATGCGAGGAGGTGATCCCCGAGAAACGCCGTGTCGCCATTCCTGGCGTGAAGCTGTGCATTGACTGCCAGCAGGAGCGCGACGGCGCGCATCAGGCGCGCGGGGGCTTCAACCGGCGCGGCTCGAAGGACAGCCAGTTGAAGTAG
- the rpoH gene encoding RNA polymerase sigma factor RpoH, with protein MANYANLPAPTPEGGLNRYLQEIRKFPLLEPEEEYMLAKRWVEEQDAKSAHKMVTSHLRLAAKIAMGYRGYGLPQAEVISEANVGLMQAVKKFDPEKGFRLATYAMWWIRASIQEYVLRSWSMVKLGTTSAQKKLFFNLRKAKARIGALEDGDLRPENVKRIATDLGVTEDEVISMNRRMSGGDASLNATVGSEGEGTMQWQDWLEDEDADQAGDYEARDELEARRELLTAALDVLNDREKDILTQRRLMDQAVTLEELSTQYKVSRERIRQIEVRAFEKLQKKMRDLASEKGMLTGA; from the coding sequence ATGGCGAATTATGCAAACCTGCCTGCCCCGACGCCCGAAGGCGGTCTGAACCGGTATCTCCAGGAAATCCGCAAGTTTCCACTGCTGGAGCCGGAAGAGGAATACATGCTGGCCAAGCGCTGGGTCGAGGAGCAGGACGCAAAGTCCGCGCACAAGATGGTAACCTCCCATCTGCGGCTCGCGGCCAAGATTGCCATGGGCTACCGCGGCTATGGCCTGCCGCAGGCCGAAGTGATCTCCGAGGCGAATGTAGGCCTGATGCAGGCGGTTAAGAAATTCGATCCGGAAAAAGGTTTCCGGCTGGCGACTTATGCGATGTGGTGGATCCGCGCGTCGATCCAGGAATATGTCCTGCGGTCCTGGTCTATGGTCAAACTGGGAACCACTTCGGCGCAGAAAAAACTGTTCTTCAACCTGCGCAAGGCCAAGGCCCGCATCGGTGCGCTGGAAGATGGCGATCTGCGGCCCGAGAATGTCAAGCGGATCGCAACCGACCTTGGCGTGACCGAGGACGAGGTGATCTCGATGAACCGCCGCATGTCGGGCGGTGATGCGTCGCTTAATGCCACCGTCGGTTCCGAAGGCGAAGGCACGATGCAATGGCAGGATTGGCTGGAAGACGAAGATGCCGACCAGGCCGGCGATTACGAGGCCCGAGATGAGCTGGAGGCGCGCCGGGAGTTGCTGACTGCGGCACTGGATGTGCTTAACGACCGCGAGAAGGACATTCTGACCCAGCGCCGCCTGATGGATCAGGCGGTGACCCTGGAGGAGCTGAGCACGCAGTACAAGGTCAGCCGCGAGCGGATCCGTCAGATTGAAGTGCGGGCGTTTGAAAAGCTGCAGAAAAAGATGCGCGATCTGGCGAGCGAAAAAGGAATGCTGACCGGCGCCTGA
- a CDS encoding RluA family pseudouridine synthase: protein MGSRRIEFVIAENPPKRLDKAVSRDVPEEASLSRTRLARLIEEGALTVDGAVVQDAKAKVEAGAQIAITVEEAEDSHIGPEDIPLEIVFEDDDLIVINKPSGMVVHPAPGSPSGTLVNALLHHFGGNLSGVGGVKRPGIVHRIDKETSGLLVVAKSDAAHQGLAVQFEKHTVERYYQAVCYGVPDGNDPRLRGVKGASFEPGNILKLTTQLARHKTDRQRQAVLFQGGRHAVTRARICEGFGNPACAALVECWLETGRTHQIRVHMAHAGHGLVGDPTYGGRRKLAAKALSEAAHAAVQQFPRQALHAAVLGFNHPVTGAPLRFEAPLPQDMAELLAALRQ, encoded by the coding sequence ATGGGCAGCCGCCGGATTGAATTTGTCATCGCGGAAAACCCGCCTAAGCGGCTTGATAAAGCGGTTTCGCGCGATGTGCCAGAGGAGGCGTCTTTGTCGCGCACCCGTCTGGCCCGTCTGATCGAAGAGGGCGCGCTGACGGTGGACGGCGCCGTGGTGCAGGACGCCAAGGCCAAGGTTGAGGCCGGCGCGCAGATCGCGATCACCGTGGAGGAGGCAGAAGACAGCCATATCGGCCCCGAGGACATCCCGCTGGAGATTGTCTTTGAGGACGATGACCTGATCGTCATCAATAAGCCCTCCGGCATGGTGGTGCATCCGGCGCCGGGCTCCCCCTCAGGCACTTTGGTCAATGCGCTGCTGCATCATTTCGGCGGCAACCTGTCGGGCGTAGGCGGCGTCAAGCGCCCTGGCATCGTGCACCGGATCGACAAGGAGACCAGCGGCCTGCTGGTTGTGGCCAAATCCGACGCCGCCCACCAGGGGCTGGCCGTGCAATTCGAAAAACACACGGTGGAGCGCTATTATCAGGCGGTCTGCTATGGCGTGCCGGATGGCAACGACCCGCGGCTGCGCGGCGTCAAAGGGGCCAGCTTCGAGCCGGGCAATATCCTCAAGCTCACCACCCAGCTGGCCCGCCACAAAACTGACCGGCAGCGCCAGGCGGTGCTGTTCCAGGGCGGCCGCCATGCGGTGACCCGGGCCCGCATCTGCGAGGGTTTCGGCAACCCGGCCTGCGCGGCGCTGGTTGAATGCTGGCTGGAAACCGGACGCACCCATCAGATCCGGGTGCATATGGCCCACGCCGGTCACGGGCTGGTGGGGGATCCCACCTATGGCGGGCGCCGCAAACTGGCGGCCAAGGCCTTGAGCGAAGCCGCGCATGCGGCCGTCCAGCAGTTTCCGCGCCAGGCGCTTCACGCCGCTGTCTTGGGATTCAATCACCCGGTGACGGGCGCACCGCTCAGGTTTGAGGCGCCGCTGCCGCAGGATATGGCGGAATTGCTGGCGGCGTTGCGCCAGTAA
- a CDS encoding DUF6476 family protein, with protein MTDPSETEIQTEPPQIRFLRRLVTTLTVVMIGGLVVIISLLVIRLQAGDAPLPAEIALPDGIKAEAVTLGRGWIAVVSQDNRILIFDRESGALRQEVRIKD; from the coding sequence ATGACTGATCCTTCCGAGACCGAAATCCAAACGGAGCCGCCGCAGATCCGGTTCCTGCGGCGGCTGGTGACCACGCTGACCGTGGTGATGATTGGCGGGCTTGTAGTGATAATCTCGCTGCTTGTCATCCGCTTGCAGGCAGGCGATGCGCCGCTGCCCGCAGAAATCGCCCTGCCCGACGGGATAAAGGCCGAGGCTGTCACACTGGGACGCGGCTGGATAGCTGTGGTCAGCCAGGACAACCGCATCCTGATTTTCGACCGCGAGTCCGGTGCGCTGCGCCAGGAAGTGCGGATCAAGGACTAA
- a CDS encoding GNAT family N-acetyltransferase: MMDVTLRRFAPSDMHWLAARHQDLYAREAGFDETFGPLVADILHSFCADHDPACERGWLAESGGERLGSVFCMKKDADTAQLRLFLLTPAARGKGLGKRLLRECMEFARAAGYRGMMLKTHESHQTACALYRAFGWQLTDSHPVHSYGQDLVEQTWRLSFPVSDGKAP, encoded by the coding sequence ATGATGGATGTGACCCTGCGCCGATTCGCTCCTTCCGACATGCACTGGCTGGCGGCCCGCCACCAGGATCTTTACGCCCGCGAGGCCGGGTTTGATGAAACTTTCGGACCGCTGGTCGCCGATATTCTGCACAGTTTCTGCGCAGACCACGATCCGGCGTGCGAACGCGGCTGGTTGGCGGAAAGCGGCGGCGAGCGGCTGGGATCGGTGTTTTGCATGAAAAAGGATGCCGACACAGCGCAGCTGCGGCTGTTCCTGCTGACGCCTGCGGCGCGCGGCAAGGGGCTGGGCAAGCGGCTGCTGCGGGAATGCATGGAGTTTGCCCGTGCAGCCGGGTACCGGGGCATGATGCTGAAAACCCATGAAAGCCACCAGACCGCTTGCGCGCTTTACCGGGCTTTCGGCTGGCAGCTGACGGACAGCCATCCGGTGCACAGCTATGGCCAGGATCTGGTGGAGCAAACCTGGCGGTTGTCTTTTCCGGTTTCGGACGGCAAAGCGCCCTAA
- a CDS encoding DUF6324 family protein: MSINTERDIEANMQIGPTDQGMVRIFIDTGSVEIPMDFDPEEAEEIAEEIRAAAQAARSVK, encoded by the coding sequence ATGAGTATCAACACCGAACGCGATATTGAGGCAAACATGCAAATCGGTCCGACCGATCAGGGTATGGTGCGGATTTTCATTGATACCGGCAGCGTTGAAATCCCGATGGACTTTGACCCGGAAGAAGCCGAGGAGATTGCCGAAGAGATCCGCGCCGCTGCACAAGCCGCGCGCAGCGTCAAGTAA
- a CDS encoding MmcB family DNA repair protein — protein MMNDLQPGQKLARGVSRYLRSLGYAPLEEFVPARGLRVDVMALGAKGELWVVECKSSRADFQSDSKWEGYLEWCDRFFWAVDLAFPTELLPDGTGLIIGDPYDAEIIRMAPEGKLPPARRKKLIQKFAMDSARRLQALRDPRPGRDGQLLGGAGDGAGDQEQQD, from the coding sequence ATGATGAATGATCTGCAGCCTGGACAGAAACTTGCACGCGGGGTGTCGCGCTATCTGCGCTCGCTGGGCTATGCGCCGCTGGAGGAGTTTGTGCCGGCCCGCGGCTTGCGCGTCGATGTGATGGCGCTGGGCGCCAAGGGGGAGCTGTGGGTGGTCGAGTGTAAGTCCAGCCGCGCTGATTTCCAGTCCGACAGCAAGTGGGAGGGTTATTTGGAGTGGTGCGACCGCTTTTTCTGGGCGGTGGACCTGGCGTTTCCAACCGAACTGCTGCCGGACGGCACCGGGCTGATTATTGGAGACCCGTATGATGCCGAAATCATCCGCATGGCGCCGGAGGGCAAACTGCCGCCAGCGCGCCGCAAAAAACTGATCCAGAAGTTCGCGATGGATTCCGCCCGCCGCCTGCAGGCCCTGCGTGACCCGCGCCCGGGCCGGGACGGGCAGCTGCTGGGCGGGGCAGGAGATGGGGCAGGAGATCAAGAGCAGCAGGATTGA
- the nusB gene encoding transcription antitermination factor NusB, with amino-acid sequence MSTQDSRPKGNGKNQMRSAARLYAVQALFQMEHSGLTFDKVIVEFEDHRFGAVYEGDEMAEGDNKIFRKLIREAVNHQAQIDQMTDRALVAKWPIARIDPTLRALFRAAGSELTQSDTPPKVVINEFVDIARAFFPEGKEPKFVNAVLDHMAREAKPEAF; translated from the coding sequence ATGAGCACCCAGGACAGCCGCCCCAAGGGCAATGGCAAGAATCAGATGAGATCGGCAGCGCGGCTTTACGCTGTGCAGGCGCTGTTCCAGATGGAACACAGCGGCCTCACCTTTGACAAGGTGATCGTCGAGTTTGAGGACCACCGCTTTGGCGCTGTCTATGAGGGTGACGAGATGGCGGAGGGGGATAACAAAATCTTCCGAAAGCTGATACGCGAAGCCGTGAACCACCAGGCGCAGATCGACCAGATGACCGACCGCGCCCTGGTGGCGAAATGGCCGATTGCCCGGATCGATCCCACCTTGCGCGCGCTGTTTCGCGCCGCGGGGTCCGAGCTGACGCAATCCGACACCCCGCCCAAAGTGGTGATCAACGAGTTTGTCGACATCGCCCGCGCTTTCTTTCCCGAGGGCAAAGAGCCGAAATTCGTCAACGCGGTGCTGGACCACATGGCACGCGAAGCAAAACCGGAAGCCTTCTAA
- a CDS encoding 6,7-dimethyl-8-ribityllumazine synthase, whose amino-acid sequence MAGHETHYTLPRAEFDKPVKMLIVVAPYYKDIADNLVTGAAAEIEAAGGTFEIVEVPGALEVPTAIAIADRTSNFDGYVALGCVIRGETTHYDTVCNDSSRAIQLMGLQGLCIGNGILTVENRKQAEVRADTADQNKGGGAAAAALHLIALTRKWGAQTKGIGFKAPTGAYQVAGTDNGSTSV is encoded by the coding sequence ATGGCTGGACATGAAACCCACTACACCCTGCCGCGCGCCGAGTTCGACAAGCCGGTGAAGATGCTGATTGTTGTCGCGCCTTATTACAAGGATATCGCCGACAATCTGGTCACCGGCGCCGCAGCCGAGATCGAAGCCGCAGGCGGAACTTTCGAGATCGTCGAAGTGCCCGGCGCATTGGAAGTGCCGACAGCGATTGCAATCGCCGACCGGACCTCGAATTTCGACGGCTACGTGGCGCTGGGCTGCGTGATCCGCGGCGAGACCACCCATTATGACACCGTCTGCAATGACAGCAGCCGCGCGATCCAGCTGATGGGGCTGCAGGGCCTGTGCATCGGCAACGGCATCCTGACGGTGGAGAACCGCAAACAGGCCGAAGTGCGGGCTGATACGGCCGATCAGAACAAAGGCGGCGGTGCGGCAGCTGCGGCCTTGCATCTGATCGCACTCACGCGTAAGTGGGGCGCCCAGACCAAAGGCATCGGTTTCAAGGCGCCCACAGGGGCGTACCAGGTCGCCGGTACAGACAACGGATCCACCAGCGTATGA
- the ribB gene encoding 3,4-dihydroxy-2-butanone-4-phosphate synthase, which translates to MSFETPGPVEAQLRNAISPIEDIIEEARQGRMFILVDHEDRENEGDLVIPAQAADAAAINFMATHGRGLICLTLPADRIEELGLPMMALHNSSRHETAFTVSIEAREGVSTGISAADRALTVATAIDPDNTAADIATPGHVFPLRARRGGVLVRAGHTEAGCDVARLAGQYPSSVICEIMKEDGTMARLPDLVEYAATHGLKIGTISDLITYRARNDNLVTETSRETVTSEIGGEWEMRLFTDQTHGIEHVVMIKGDITTPEPVLVRTHALHEATDILGLGPKSARQLPRAMEIIAEEGRGVVTLFRQPRNALYANEEDGARTVTIKQTGIGAQILSSLGLNELVLLTDSPSTKYVGLDAYGLSITGSRPILKDD; encoded by the coding sequence ATGAGCTTTGAAACACCGGGGCCGGTTGAGGCGCAATTGCGCAATGCCATCAGCCCGATTGAAGACATCATTGAGGAGGCCCGCCAAGGCCGTATGTTCATCCTGGTCGATCACGAGGACCGCGAAAACGAAGGCGACCTGGTGATCCCGGCGCAAGCTGCCGATGCGGCGGCGATCAACTTCATGGCCACCCACGGCCGAGGGCTGATCTGCCTGACCCTGCCTGCCGATCGAATCGAGGAACTGGGCCTCCCGATGATGGCGCTGCACAATTCGTCGCGCCATGAGACTGCTTTCACAGTTTCGATCGAGGCGCGCGAAGGCGTGTCCACCGGCATCTCTGCCGCCGACCGGGCGCTGACCGTGGCCACTGCCATTGATCCCGATAACACCGCCGCCGACATCGCCACCCCCGGCCATGTCTTTCCGCTGCGCGCGCGCCGGGGCGGGGTGCTGGTGCGTGCAGGCCATACCGAGGCCGGCTGCGACGTGGCCCGGCTGGCAGGTCAATACCCGTCGTCGGTGATCTGCGAGATCATGAAGGAAGACGGCACCATGGCACGTCTGCCCGATCTGGTGGAATACGCCGCGACGCACGGGTTGAAGATCGGCACCATTTCCGACCTGATCACCTACCGCGCCCGCAACGACAATCTGGTGACGGAAACCTCGCGCGAGACCGTGACCTCGGAAATCGGCGGCGAGTGGGAGATGCGGCTGTTTACCGATCAGACCCACGGCATTGAGCATGTGGTGATGATCAAGGGCGACATTACCACGCCGGAGCCGGTGCTGGTGCGCACCCATGCGCTGCATGAGGCAACGGACATCCTGGGTCTTGGCCCGAAATCAGCCCGCCAGCTGCCCCGCGCGATGGAGATCATCGCCGAAGAGGGCCGCGGTGTGGTGACCCTGTTCCGCCAGCCCCGCAACGCGCTTTATGCCAATGAGGAAGACGGCGCGCGGACCGTGACCATCAAACAGACCGGCATCGGCGCGCAGATCCTGTCAAGCCTGGGGCTGAACGAATTGGTTCTGCTGACCGATTCGCCCTCGACCAAATATGTCGGGCTGGATGCCTATGGGCTGTCCATCACCGGCAGCCGCCCCATTCTGAAGGACGATTGA